The DNA sequence CCTGTTGCAGCAGCACCGGTTGCTTGACGGCTGCCTGGGGGTGTTCCAGCACTTGCCTGGCATCCAATACCCCCCGGGGCAGCCCCGCGTTACCATAGGAGTCCTGCGCCTGGGGGCTCGCGCCGCGTGCCAGGAGTAACCGCAGCGCGGCAAGCGCCTGGTCGAAGGTGTTCGTGTCGGGCTGAAGCGACCACGTGCTGAACAAGGCTGCTCGAATGGCGTCGTGCAAGACCGGGGCGGTCCACGCATTGACGGCAGAGGTTTCCTGGAAGTTTACGTCAGCC is a window from the Hymenobacter nivis genome containing:
- a CDS encoding ankyrin repeat domain-containing protein, which encodes MTACRVAPPKKDDGQSGLQVAFKAGQFAVAELLIEQGADVNFQETSAVNAWTAPVLHDAIRAALFSTWSLQPDTNTFDQALAALRLLLARGASPQAQDSYGNAGLPRGVLDARQVLEHPQAAVKQPVLLQQVRLVFATLLAAGAEGYRLHCPSTRQ